Genomic window (Eublepharis macularius isolate TG4126 chromosome 6, MPM_Emac_v1.0, whole genome shotgun sequence):
AGATTTTTGAGATTACATGTTCACATGTACCAGAGCTGTAAAATTGCTGTGCTGCCCTATTCACACAACATACCACTGTGTGTATTGGGAGGGTTGGTGGTTGTGCTGTTACGCCAGGTTAGAGTGCAAAATTGTAATGACTGAACAGGGTTTTGGTAAACACTTCTGTCTACATTTGAAGGCATCCCACCAAATCACAAAGGGGGCATTTTTTCACTGGTGTTAAAAATGTTTATGGAAAGCACACACACCCTACTCACTTCCAGCTCAACCTTAGTTGCTCGGTTGTATCAGGGTGGGCGGCTAAGTGCATGCCTTGTGATGGTTGGTTTCTTTGCATGTTTAAAAGGGGAAAGAGATGCAACTATGCAAGTGGTTGTGATGTGATCAATATGAAAATCTGAAGATCCCTAGATCTCAAATAGTTTTATTTTGATCAGCTAGCAGGTAATATCATAAAAAGCGTCACGATTATTTTTTCCACATCTGATCTATGATAGAAGCACAGATGCAGGCTAGTCTGTTTGGCTCCCCCCCCCTTAGATAACTGGTAACCCTATTTTGTTTTTGGGTCAAGGGGGTCACAATGAGaatatagggggggggggaatgatctgAGGAGTTCCTGGGTCTCCAGTGAAACCGTGATGCGAACTGGGATAACTGATCTTTTTGTGATGGGAAGATAATTAAATAGGGTGTTTAAAAAAACACTCTGGCAGAAAACCTGGTTTACCTTATGCACAAACCACTTTAGCAGTGATAAAACATAAGTGCATTGTTACTATATCGGACATATTGTTTTGACCAGTGACTAATTTAATTAATCCAAGAAATGGTCCTTAACAGAATATTCCATTTCTGTCCATCAGTGTAGGAGAATCTGGTGCATCATTTCTTCTGTGTCTGCTTTGTATCAGAGGTGCCTCAGGCTTTACAAACCTATCATATCAATATGAAACATCGGTGTGCATTGTCCACATACCTTGTTGCACGTTCTCACTGCACACTGGATTCAGTTGCCATTCTACAGCCATTTCTGAGTGCAGCAAAATATACAAGACAGTAGCCTTGTtcacattacagtgaatgcatgtatgtGCTTACATGTTTGTAAGGAAGAGCCAATGTGCAGTCACTGTGCAATTGAAATTGGGGACTGgtatctggataaatgtggggtatgaatcacacattcagctgttcATTCAtttaatgtaacatgagaattactcaatgcatatAGTTTTGAAAAGCAAGTGTAAACTGTGTACAATTGTATCAAATTACTTGGTGGTAAGGCTATTCAAAAGTTCTTCCAGAGTCAGAATTCTGAAGCATTTGAAGTGGCATATTCCTAAAAGGTGTGAATTACAGTTTCCAGATGATATCCGTCTGCTGACTCAAACAACATCACAGCTCATTATCTTCACCACATCTGGATATATTTAACGTTGATCTCTCTGCAGATTCACGTGCTTTCTGTGTGCCTCTCTCCGTCTCGTAGAGTTGCAGAGAAAGTTCCTCTAGTGCAAGGCTTGGCAGAGctttttagagccaagctacgtcAAAAGCcaaagcaagagatcaacaaagagctaGTTAAGAAACCCTGTCTGTTTTACTGAAAATATAAAGTTTAATGTTACTGGAAAACAGCATACTGATTAAAAATCATAAGAGTTTCTGCAGCCCCAGCCTTGGTTTGCTGCAAGTCCTTTGTTAGCAAGTGGCACACATGAGGTCTCATAATAAGTGAATACACATAGGAGCACAGTGTGTCATTGTTTTAGTATACTGACATAAGTCCACTCATGGGTCATGTGTGGATTGCAGGCGACTGTTTGTCTcttatttccttttctgtaacacATCTCTTagaagccctttagtcccataaaCATCTTTTCCTGCCATTCTCATCCCGTGCTGGTTATTTTAGCAACTACCCTGACCCTCCAATACActcttttttaaagagctggtTTTGTATCCAGTTTGGGGCCAAGCCACATGTGGCGGAAGAGCCATAGGTTGCAGACCCCTACTATAGGGCATGCCTAAATCATACTTGCTCCACCAACCTGTAACTTTCACCAACTGTAATAATACACCTCCACAGCATTGCAGCAATAGACCCACAACAAAAATAAGAGCAGATACGCTGGAATTGCGTATCAGGAATTGCAATTttgctcctcctcccccactgTAGATTGCCATATTTCTGCCACTGCAGTATTCATTCTGTGTTAAGAGGCAGAGAAAATTAACAAGGAAGAGACAAagtataatataaatgtttttatttctcGCATactaaaaaaatataaataattcaaaTAGCAAAATAGAAATATATTAAAGTTAGCATTTTCAGGTCAGTGTTCTATTTTTTTTCCCAATGTCAAGGCAAGAGGAACTCCATAGGAATCATTGCAGACATTTTTCGCACCCTCTTTCAACTCATTTCAGCAAACAAAAACTCTCTTCCAAtctcacaaacatacacagtcgCTTTATAAAAGCTTGGGTAGCCAAATGAAACGAGATCTGTGCTTGAGGCTCCTTCAGATGGCTTAGGCCATTGCTTTTGCCAAACAATGACAGTTCCAGACACTTaacacaaatatataaataaatataataataaacacGTGCAAGCTGCCGCTGGTCAGTTTGTTGAGTCCCGCCTTCCCCAACTAGTCTTTGGTGGCCTTGGCAGGTGCCGGCTCCTCCCTGCCGGCTGGGCTGAGCGTTCCAAAGAGCCTGTCCCAGTGGGTGAAGTAGGGCGCGTAGTTGAACTTGAACTTCAAGTGGTGCAGGTCGTGGTGCAGCGAGCCCCCGTAGAGGCCAAAGGGCACCAGCCTGTGCGTGGACCAGGGCAGGTCATAGCCGGAGTGGTCCTCCACAGAGAGCCAGATGTTGGCCACGAAGAAGGCCATCTCCGTCAAGGGGTGGCAGCGCAGCAGCACGGGGACGAGCCCCGCGAAGAGGcccagccacagcagctcccACAGGCTGGAGTACTGGGTGCTGAGCGCGAAGGTGGAGACGTGCTTGTGATGGACCTTGTGGAAGGTCTTGTAGAGCCAAGGCACCCGGTGGTGCAGCAAGTGCCACAGGAAGTAGAGCGCGTCGAAGAGCAGCAGGCCGGCGCCGAGGTCCAGCAGCAGCCGCGGCGCCTCGGGAGCCCGCTCGGGCAAGCGCACCGGCCGCCAGTACCAGTGGGCCACGGTCACCGGGAAGACGCAGACCAGGTGGTCGAAGAGGCTGCGCGCCAGGCAAGCCGCCAGCAGGCCCGCCGAGGGGGACGCCTGCGGCTGGATCTTGTAGCGCTGCAGGGCGGGCAGGCGCGCGCTCAGCACGTCCAGGGCCACGAAGGGCGCGCAGGCGGCCAGGTAGCTGCCGAAGCTGAAGAGCGCCGGGAAGAAGGGCGAGCGCAGCCAGGCCTCCCGCGCCCGCACGGCGTCCCACGCAGcctgcagcagcagcggcggcgcggGGGCATCGCTGAGCGCGCTTTGGCTCTGCACGGTCCAGTTCATGTCGGCTGCCGGCTGGCTGCTCAGCTGCGAACTGCGCGCCGCTTTTAGCCCCGGCTTAGGCCCCGCCCCGTGACGACGTGAATGGAGCTCGCGAATGACACCGAAGGTGCCCACATAGCTTTGGAAAAACGCCGCGGCCAGGGATTTCCCGGCTCCAGATCGGCGCCGCTCCGACGCTCGTCATTGGTGGAGCCGCAGTGCCTCTCCTTTACCTTCACGTGAACGAGCccttggggggagggtgggggagctgAGCAGCCGGTTGCTCCGGGGGAGAAGGAAGCCGTAAACTCAATAATAAGGGAAGGCGAACGTGGGTTATCTTCATAGCCTTAAACTAATCGGAACGGTTGAACTCTCAAGCGTGGGGGAAATTAGCATTTGGCTGCAAAACAGTATGAAGTTTTAATTttgaatggtttttttaaaataagagagAATAGTTAAGAAAAATGATAGTTAAAAAAGAGATGATAGCATCATTCGTACTAATAGAACACATTACGATAATTGAACATAGTCTTCCACTAGAAGGATTTCAAAGTGTTAtgagcataggtgtaaactacggggggggggggactgaggggctcaagcccccttggatttggccggggggggggggagcagtgacaaactcacatgtgggactcagttataatggcagagaaaacacaggactgtccaccctttctattgtatcatattacaatttccattattctttggggattttttcctggtttttgcgcttatgtatttctgtgtttttaaagaatgtataagttgcaatttatataaacaatttacaaattaatggtacagaagaattaagaaactctgacggaagatatatgattttgaaaatcaggctcctggaaggccaGATtcacacactagcaacaatatatgcgtcaaacaatgcaagagaaaaaaatttatgaaaatgttttccaatccgtttttgattttcaagaagataataatCTTTGGAAACATGAATGGGGCGATGGATCTTAAAAATAAAGGtgaaaaaacccaaagaaggcaaacttcccaaaatgtgtttcattgtatggaaatgttacaattggaagatgcttagaagatcaaaaatctgaatattggagactatactttcttttctaacagagaccaaacacattcaaatattgatatatgctggatatggaaaaaaaacctgagttatttatattgtttattatatgtttactcttttttctttttcttttgatgtaattataattgtgctatcatttttattttctttttctgttctgcttatattcattaaattaaattttatatataaaaaagaatttatacactgccttaaaatatggctatggcccacacaaagtagcttagtccttaaccgtGGCTGGttgcacccactttcaatgtagcaacagtcagattgcaaagcCTCTTGTTGggcataattgcaacataattgcttggctccagtTTACATTTGGAAAGCAAAACAATGGACCATAGACTGGAATcactcagtctacattacaattcccTCAAAAGGGGATaccagagtgcagcaactattgaactattgcgttaatttcctatgcaagcaaagtgatgctcaagatgCTTACCATATATGTAATGAGAAATACCaaatttcaagctggattcagaaaaggaagaggcaccagagatcacattgcaaatttacgatggctaatgggtatttcagaagaaaatcagcctgtgttttatagattacagcaaagcttttgtctatgtggatcatgaaaactcaggagactgttaaaagaaatgggggtgccacaacatctgattgttttgatgggCAACCTATACTCtgtacaagaggctactgtcaggacaaaaCATGGGAAACCAGaatagtttccaattggcaaaggtgtcagacaaggattcatattatctccctacctattcaacctctatgcagagtatattataaggaaagctggatttgatctagaagaaggtggagtgaaaattgatggaaggaacattaacaatttgagatatgcaggtgacaccacattactggcagaaaatagtgaagacttgaaattactactgataaaggttaaaggagaaagcgccaaagcaggattacagctgaacatcaagaagacaaaagtaatgactactgaggaattacacagttttaaagatgagaatgaggaaattgaaattgtctaagattttctattccttggctcaatcatcaaccaaaagggagactgaaatgaagaaatcagaagaagattgagagttggaagagcagctgtgagggagctagataacagccttaaagataaagatgtctctctgggaaccaagatcaagataatcccaaaggtggtattccccattactttgtatgggtgtgaaagttggagagagtgaagaaagctgacaggaaggaaatggattcatttgaaatgtggtgctggaggagagttttgcgtgtatcatggacagccagaaagacaaataagtgggtactagatcgaatcaagcctgaattctccctagaagcttaaaatgacaaaactgaggctattgtactttggtcacatcatgagaatacaagattctctagaaaagtcaacaatgctaggaacagtagaaggcaataggaaaagaggaagacctaaaatgagatggcttgattcaataaaagaagccatgtcctccagtttgcaggatctgagcaagtctgttaatgataggatattttggagatctttcattcatagggtcgccataggttggtggcaatttgatggcacataacaacaagaCTCCACTgctaatgctgtccctttcctcaggtttcagaacaggagaaaccagagagttagaaagataagacaggtcagggcatctgtttactgtttacacctttactgccctgaactatcctttgatgtgtacattgttaatctcagaacatcctcctcaggaatagatcggtagataggaatctatccactttcctatcaaagtatggaatgcctataataaagaactcttcttttctaaaactaaggcaagtataagtttattttctctttcacattcacaccagccagcatgcttcaaccacccatcatcatgttttctctgcaatcaatgctactctgttaaggaacagtttctgtttcttttaatagggaaaaagcgagcctctattttattttacttttcagttacttcaTCATTACAttatattttggaaatggaacactgggaaagggtagaccctatgtttccttgttgaaatagctttgtttgcttgcttgctgtttgtgtgtggggggctgggtgtgggagaacagttaagtttttttcatggtagtgggagtgggggagctgcttcagccactcctaagctctttcaatttccattccatttttaaatggagaggtggtatctattgcagaaaaggacaattcctaaaatggtagCCTGAGTGCTGTttctctgaaacaatgagaaatCCCACCTGCATGAACAAGACTGGAGgagggggatgcagatcagaggtctatttaaaatttctttttgccctttgtgcagcctggagaaaacattggcaaggaatgtgcacttaattgtgattttgttaataatgtgttctgaatgtctgtgtttttaagatggagtttttaagcagtgtgctaagaaagcaagatatatacaatcctaggtagtataactgtgagttttctttggggtcatgactagcactgttctgaattgcctcaaaatgtacttgtactcacttataggatatgagtttgaaatgagaagaaggagattgctactactttgAACTCTGCACGTTGCTCAGAAATCAAGTGCACCGCAACTGTTTtatattctgccctggttcagacttcaaccacacatttatcaaatgaaggcatctgcgatgccacagtttagtaaatttcagtactaagtcaccattatgaataaggcagaatcaaggctcctgtaaatgaatgtccaggaaaacttaaaaaattttcccctacaggcttttctgtgttgactttcttagCGTCAAATTTGTGActattagtttgtcctatacacatggtatatttgtagatcttgtgactatcctaaaagtgaatttcaaaaacaggacacagcaggagattgctgagatagcactataaccactagccaactcccaccttttcctaggtttggcccagcccaggggcattgttagggaggtccccatgggtgcctgggtgctcctaaatttgtggggagcccctccctaaatcccctctggccccacctccatagatggtggcaatggaagcccctccctgtgatgtcattggctcctccctatgatgtcactggactcctggttcttttaaggaccggaTATACGATGCCTctggcccaccccccacccccgggaaattggaaagtctacgcccctggttATGAGTTCAGGAGCTCTGTAGAAATGTTCGTGAAGTCCCAGTAATTAACTTCAGTTCTCTATCTACAATTTTGATTAGGTATATTGGAGAGCCTATTTATGAAGCCATGGGATACTATGTTACTTATTTGTATACCCTTGTATGGCCTTCAGTGCAAATAGCTACTCCCTGCCAAAATACAATTCCCCAAACAGGACCAGCACCCTGACCCTAAATATCAATGCCAGCACATCCACCTGCACACAGTGTAAGAATAGGATCTTCGGATCTGAAGAAAGTAGCTCTGCCaagaaagcttacaccctgacaatcttgttggtctctgaggagccactggactaaaatcctgccattctattgcacaccaacatggcttcccatctAACTATCCTGCACACAGCGTATCATGTTAGTAATGCTCTTGCAAAGCAGCTGATACAGTTAATCCTGAACACTTACAAAAATGTCGATAATGAATAAAATGAGACGTCCAGCCTAAAATTTTCGgcaaatagaagagggaaaaaaacaatccacagggaatacaatactagtctacaaaattacaaaaatgtattcagagtgcaaaggctacaaaatttcatcactgtgttcaaataaatactcttaatTCAATTTCCAGGCACATtcatgaacaatacaatactttttacataatcatatagggcacattgcagtggacatccacagtttccacagtctttttgaaataattataacaattctttccagggctccccttggcaagtgaatggtgaagcccagccgtgaagcagactccaacccacgctcaatctggggccggctatctgtggcagatatcggaatccttcatcaggagtgtgtggaatgctttacagcagaaaaggaaacttccaatgtattcaaatcctgcatgcccaaaacataaacttgaaaatctcttatgctTGTTATAATTGTTTcaattgttataattatttcaaaaagactgtggaaactgtggatgtccactgcaatgtgccctatatgattatgtaaaaagtattgtattgttcatgtatgtgcctggaaattgtattaagagtatttatttgaacacagtgatgaaattttgtagcctttgcactctgaatacatttttgtaattttgtagactagtattgtattccctgtggattgtttttttccctcttctatttgctgtttcataagggaatagccattttgttctgtaaAATTTTCGGCAGGCTGTGCAAGATGGAATAGGGAATAGACAATTCACTAGCAAAGTAAGTGATGATAACCACATTTCCTCCAAGCTAAACTCCTATCCTCTAACGGCGAGGCTGTATAGCTAGATGTGAGCACAAGCAAGACGGGTCATTTTATTACATTCACTTTCAGGAGTGGGGAAACTCACAGTGGAGTGATGTCACTCCTCACATTTTGTGTTTTGAAATATTCTCAGGGTTGGGGTGAGGGACCTGCTGTGATGGCAGTCCCCTATGCCCTGAAAGAGCTATTTCCAACTTTGTGGCTAAACATCCTTTCTCTGAGCCTTGCACGAATGGGTAACATGCCACATTGGACTTCCAGTGTCCTCCTCTGGGTGAGTTTTTAAACGAAAGAAGTTATAACGCTTAGTTGAAAATGCTATCTAGCAGGATATGGCGCAGAAGCCACTGTGCCAGAAGAAAAGCAAACCTGACCACGTAACATgtttccctcctcccaccagATCCCCATCCAATGTTGTGGGCCTGGAcataaaaccatttttaaaataacataaatagaCCCCATCGGGATAATGAGTTGGGAAGCCATAGGCCCCAGTAAACTGAACCCACTTGGGCCTGTAGTGTGTAGCCACATCTCTATAAGTCTTGCACTCTATCCACTCtaatcaatttattttatttatttttaagatacatttatactccacttttccccCCATggagactcacagtgcaatcataataaaaaagaaagctatccaagcccattgatttcattggtcTTAGAAGGACGTATCTCtgaacaatcaaaaagagtccagtagcaccttgctaccacagactaacacggctaacttctctgcatctctgAACAAtggctcccaaatcctagtctgacattctaggcCTAGATCACACTGGCTGTCGCTTGGCTCACGCGCATGCACAAAGCAGTCCCATTGATCTCAGTGTGATTTATGTTTGTGGAAGTAGATATAGGACTGAATTATTCATTTCTCGGTTCAATAACTGGCCCATTCTACCTTATAGTTACTGCTGCACCACTGTAGATATACTCTGAAATGAAACCATTTCCTCCCATGTTTCTGTAAATGTTTCCCCTTCCTCAAgcgtaaaatcaaaaagagtccagtagcctaaTTAAAGGCAATTagcctttaagcctaaccaactttattgtagcataagctttcgagaatcacagttctcttcctcaagCGTGGATCCATTTCGAGCAAACTGACTGATTTATGGTTGTATTGTGATCTGGTAACATCATATgcaggaggaaaggtggcatgctatagctggatctcatcagatctcgtaTGCTGAGCAGGGCCCGTACTTGGATGGAGGATCAGCAGGGAAggctctgcaggggaaggcactggcaaaccacctctgcttctcacttgccttgaaagcctcttgctggtgtcaccatgagttggttgcCATCTGATGGCACATATATACGAACATAACATCCTATGAATAAGACTAATGGCAAGAGGCTGCAAAATACAAATTAGCCTTTAAAATCAGTCTATTCCTATGCATGTATATACTATTTAAATATTTGATGTATAATCTGCTTGCTTCAGGAGTGCAGAGCCCATGTTTGGAAGGTCTTGATAGGACTCAGCAGAGCACCATattagctccccctcccctaactACACAGGTAGGCAGAGTATTGGATCTTGTGGGGGAAATGAGGGGAAGGGGCTGTTGTGCATCCCAAACTCACATTATTCAGGCATGAGAGAAGTGCATAAGCCTACAAATGTCTCGTTATTGTGCCTGTGCTCATAGATGGTAAAGGGGGGTAAACAGCACAATAGAAACCCAAGTGGAATTCCCCTAGAGTGTGCATAACGGTTCAAACAGTTCAATCTTCTGCTAGTACGACCTCTGCATTTAAACAGAGATGAAGGGGGGAGTGGATATCATTCTGCATAAGTGTTAATTGTTCTAATTTTTGGCTTCAGAGGGGAACATGATGCATAGATAATTGAAAGGGGGCACAGGGAGCCAAATGGACTCTAGAGTTCTCTGAGGGAAAGTTCTATTGATCTTGACAGCTATTTTGTTGCAGGCTGTCTTGAACCAtggaaagctcccccccccccttggtgtGGTGTTTCCGCTGCATAATGGATCTGTGATTCATACCACATCCGTGTGAGGCAGCACC
Coding sequences:
- the CH25H gene encoding cholesterol 25-hydroxylase, coding for MNWTVQSQSALSDAPAPPLLLQAAWDAVRAREAWLRSPFFPALFSFGSYLAACAPFVALDVLSARLPALQRYKIQPQASPSAGLLAACLARSLFDHLVCVFPVTVAHWYWRPVRLPERAPEAPRLLLDLGAGLLLFDALYFLWHLLHHRVPWLYKTFHKVHHKHVSTFALSTQYSSLWELLWLGLFAGLVPVLLRCHPLTEMAFFVANIWLSVEDHSGYDLPWSTHRLVPFGLYGGSLHHDLHHLKFKFNYAPYFTHWDRLFGTLSPAGREEPAPAKATKD